CGAGAAGAAGACAGAGGCAGGACAGAGTGGGCTTGCGTGAGGGCATGAGTGGAGTCCATGTTGCAAATAGCCATAGTGTTGTGAATAGCCACAGGGGGCTGATAGAAGATCAGGGTTTCCATAGTGTGGATggtgagggagagggggaggaggaTTTGGAGTGCAGTGTGGGTAACAAAGCACTAGAAGAGGCTGAGGTGCAGGAGATGAGGGTAGACGACGAGGAGGAGGATGATGCATGGTCCCAAGGGGCAATACCTGTGGCCAAGGTGCGCAGAGCTAGACTACACAGGGAAAGGGTAACTTTGGAGGAGCTGTCTGATGAGGAAGTTTATGATCGTTATCACTTACCTCGGGGCAGTGTCATAGAACTGTATGAGCTCCTAAAGGATGAACTTGAACCAGCAGCGTATACCAATCGAGCCTTACCTGGCATGGTGAAGCTGTTAAGTGGCATACACTTCCTTGCCACCGGCAGCTTCCAGTCATCTCAAGGGTTTAATAGTGGGATGGCACAACCCACCTTCTCCAAGGTGCTAGGACAGTTCCTCTCTGCAATGAAGAGACACTGCCAGAAATTCATCAGTTTCCCTAAAACAAGAGATGATTGGCAGAAAGTGAAGAAAGAGTTTTATTTAGAGTCAGGCTTTTCCAAAGTTATGGGGTCTATAGATTGCTTTGATGTGGCCTTGAGGCCACCACAAGGAGAGGAGGTACTTTACAAGAACAACAGCCAGTTTCATTCAATAAAAGTTCAGATGGTATGTGATGCAAATATGAGAATACAGAATGTGTTTGCAGGGTTGCCTGGCAGCGCAGATGATGCTTATATTCTTCATAACTCTTCAGTATTCAGAGACTTTGAGTCAGAGGCCCTGAGTGGTGGATGGCTGGTGGGTAAGTGACAAGTAAGGTACCAATTCTATATAAGAATTTACAGAATGTTTCTCTGATGTTAAACCTTAGATAGGTACAGTGTTGCCTGATAGATGTCTGCTGAAGCTTGGATTGGCATGCTTGACCAATTCCCCAAGGAGCCATgactattattttatttattattattttatggccTTTATGATTTGCAGAACAGTCTATAATATAACACTTCTAGATAAACTGATATTACACAGATGAATAATAAAAGCataacaaaaacataatatataccCAAAATATTTTAACACACTGTCTAAAGGTATTTTAACTCTTAAGCTGCCAGTAAAGGTTGTAacacatttctgtaatgtgttgCAGTAATTTCTGTTTTTCCCTCA
This genomic stretch from Bombina bombina isolate aBomBom1 chromosome 4, aBomBom1.pri, whole genome shotgun sequence harbors:
- the LOC128655995 gene encoding putative nuclease HARBI1 isoform X1; this encodes MDADLLAVRALLRRCLRRRMRMGAGRTRRRQRQDRVGLREGMSGVHVANSHSVVNSHRGLIEDQGFHSVDGEGEGEEDLECSVGNKALEEAEVQEMRVDDEEEDDAWSQGAIPVAKVRRARLHRERVTLEELSDEEVYDRYHLPRGSVIELYELLKDELEPAAYTNRALPGMVKLLSGIHFLATGSFQSSQGFNSGMAQPTFSKVLGQFLSAMKRHCQKFISFPKTRDDWQKVKKEFYLESGFSKVMGSIDCFDVALRPPQGEEVLYKNNSQFHSIKVQMVCDANMRIQNVFAGLPGSADDAYILHNSSVFRDFESEALSGGWLVGNSRYACRSWLMTPVAQPSTPEEQRYNESHKRAWLSVQCTLSMLKSRFRCLDHCGGGALQYSPQKVCEIVIACCCLHNIAQQANMLGDVELPIQESDVIATEAEEDTHRGTQARNLVISKYFSSDADDDVTS
- the LOC128655995 gene encoding putative nuclease HARBI1 isoform X2 gives rise to the protein MDADLLAVRALLRRCLRRRMRMGAGRTRRRQRQDRVGLREGMSGVHVANSHSVVNSHRGLIEDQGFHSVDGEGEGEEDLECSVGNKALEEAEVQEMRVDDEEEDDAWSQGAIPVAKVRRARLHRERVTLEELSDEEVYDRYHLPRGSVIELYELLKDELEPAAYTNRALPGMVKLLSGIHFLATGSFQSSQGFNSGMAQPTFSKVLGQFLSAMKRHCQKFISFPKTRDDWQKVKKEFYLESGFSKVMGSIDCFDVALRPPQGEEVLYKNNSQFHSIKVQMVCDANMRIQNVFAGLPGSADDAYILHNSSVFRDFESEALSGGWLVGNSRYACRSWLMTPVAQPSTPEEQRYNESHKRAWLSVQCTLSMLKSRFRCLDHCGGGALQYSPQKQMQMMT